The window TTTAAAAGGCATTTTACAAGTACCTGCTAAACAAGCTGAAATTTCTGGCAACATTGGTACTGCTCTTGATAATATTAATACTATTGTTCCATGTTTTAAAAAAAGTTCTTTCATCTCTTTTTTCTGTTCTTCATTAGAACTAAGTTTATTAAGAACTTTTTCACCATATTTTTTTGAGAGAAAATATCCTATCATAGAAGCGCACAAAAGACCAAAAAAAACATAAATAATAGCCAGTTTAAATCCTAAAAAATACCCAGCCAATAAAATAACAGTCATTGTTGGAATAGCAATAAACAGATCAATAATCAAAAGAAAAATAACTAACAATCCTAAAATATAGGAATCTTGCGTTTTAATAGTTTCAAATATATTTTTAATATCTTCAATTGTAAAAATTCCTGAAAACTTGAAGATCAAAAAACTGCTAAAAAATATACCAGCTAAGATAAAAATGGATTTAATTAATAATTTCATTGTAGTACTTTAATGTTTTTTACTATAGTAGCTATATAACGTTAACAAATAAAACTGTATGCCTTAGGATTGAATCTTAACTTCTTTATTATAAGAATAAAGGGAATGGGGGCAAACAGCATTAAATTATTTTATTAAGAAGTTACCTATCTCCCCTTATTTTCAATAGACCTATATTTCGCACTTTATTTTATTCTCTTCAATATCAACATCTAAGGTTTTAGACATTTTTTCTCCCCATTTATATAACATTTCAAAAATAGGGTAGAGCTCTTTCCCTTCTTTTGTAATAGTATATTCAACTTTTGGAGGGATTTGAGCATACACTTTTCTAGAAATTAGTTTATTTTTTTCTAAATCTTTTAATGTTTGAGTTAACATCTTTTGTGTGATTTTTGGATAAGCTTTTTTTATCTGGCCATAACGTCTTGTTTCATGAAACAAGAACCATAATACAAGGCCTTTCCACTTTCCATTTACAAGATTAAGTGCCAATTCAAATGGACATTTATACTGTTCTTTTACTGGTTTTTTTGCAGCCATTACTATCCTTTTAGTGCCTATATACCTTTGTGTATAGTACTTGACATGAACTTATAAATATGTTAAATTTTCGCATATTTGAGTCAAATAAATTTCTGCAGAAATTAAAATAATAAATCAAAAAGGAAAATATTATGAAAAATAAGATAAAAAAATTATTCTTGATATGTGTTAGTTTTATTCTTGTTGGGTGTTCTATGAATTATTCGGATGTTTCAAAAGAAGATATAAAAAATAAGAACATAAAAATTACTTGGATTAGTGGCCCTAGTATGTTAATAGATTTTAATGGATTTAAGATATTAACAGACCCAATGTTAGGTACTGGTAAAGATGCATTTGTTATGGGAAATCCAAATGAAATGTTTGATTTGAAAAAAGGACCAAATCTTAAAACTTTTACTAGTACTGTAAATGAAATTAATTTAAATACGCAAGAAATAGATTTAGTATTAATAAGCCATGCACATGAAGATCATTTTGATCAAAAAGCTCAAAAAAAACTGCCTTTAGATACAGAAATGTTGATTCCTTTATTTGATAAAAAAACTATTTTAAAAATGGGTTTTACAAATACTATCGTTCTTAAAGCAGATGAGACAAAAATTTATAATTTTGATGATTCAAGTATACGTATTACAGCAGTAGCAGCACATCATTCAAAAAATAAAGATATACATTCCATTTTAGGTGAGGGAAACGGCTACTTCATTGAATTTAAACAAGGAGCTTGGAAAAAAACATTGTATTGGACCGGAGACACATTTTTAACAGATGAAATAAAAAAAAGTATAGCAAAACTTTCTTCTATTGATATTCTAGTTCCTCACGTGGGTAATGTAGGTGTTCATGGTTCATTAGGTCAGTTAAGTATGAAAGCAATTGATGTGCTGGAATATTCTTTATATACAAAAGCAAAAAATATTTTACCTATTCATCACTCTACTTATGATTTGTATTTAGAACCTATTACTAAGTTTGAAAAAATCAGTGAAAAACAAGACTACATATTAAATGTTATAAAAGAAGGTGAAACAATAGTTTATAAATAATTAGCAAAAATTTACACCCCAGAGATGAATCTCCACTTTTTGATTCATCACTGGGAATAATGTGTTAATTGAGACAGGCACCTTTGATTTTCGACTTAAACTTTTGTAAGCTTGAGTTTTTATTAGTGAATTCATTCAAATATATTATTATTACCACAATATACAAATATTTGCCTCTATACTTATGCTAATTTATATGTATATAACTCTTGCTATCATATAATCCCAAATCAAAATAAAAGCAAAAAGAGAGTTATGATTGAATTAATCAATATATCAAAAAGTTATCCAACAAGTGAACTTTATAGTGACCTAAACCTAAGACTAAATGCAGGCGATAAAGTAGGTCTAGTTGGCCGAAATGGTAGTGGTAAATCTACACTGTTTAAACTAATATTAGGTGAAGAACACCAAGATCATGGTGAAATAAAATACCCTAAAAACTATAAAATAGGGACATTGAGACAGTATTTCGATTTTACAGAAAAAACGCTTATTGAAGAAACTGCACTTGCTTTAAGTGAAGATGATAAATACGATATTTATAAAGCTGAAAAGATATTATTTGGTTTGGGATTTTCTATGGAAGATTTAGACAAAAAACCAAATTCATTTTCGGGTGGATTTCAGATTAGAATTAATTTAGCAAAACTGCTTTTAACAGAACCAAGTATGCTTTTATTAGATGAGCCTACAAATTACCTTGATATTTTGTCAATTAGATGGTTAAAAGACTTTTTAAAATCTTTTGTAGGTGAAGTTATTTTAATTACTCACGACAGAGATTTTATGGACAGTGTTTGTACTCATACTCTAGGAATCATTAGAAAAAATGCTTTAATAATTAAAGGTGGTACCAGAAAGTTTTTTGATCAAATTTCTGCAAATGCTGAAAATCACGAAAAACAAAAAATAGCGCAAGATAAAAAGATTAAAGAATTAGAAGAATTTATTGCTAAAAATAAAGCAAGAGCAGCTACTTCTACACTGGCACAGTCTAAAGTTAAAATCTTAGAAAAAATGGAAAGATTAGAAGATATTAATTATGAAGCAAATTTAAGTTTCAATTTTAATTATAAAGAAACAACTGCTAAATTTTTACTAGAAGTTAAAGATTTGTCTTTTGGATATACGCAAGACAATATATTATTTAAAAATATAACTTTTGCTCTTTCAAAAGGTGAAACGATTGGAATTATTGGGAAAAATGGTAAAGGTAAATCTACACTATTAAATGCAATTGCAGGTGAATTAGAAGCCCTAAGTGGGAGCACTACTTATCATCCTTCATGTAATTTTGGACATTTCGGACAAACAAATATTTCACACCTTAATGCAAAAAATACCATTATGGAAGAAATTTATTCTGTAAATCATAAACTTCCAGAGTCACTTATCAGAAGTATTTGTGGAATTATGATGTTTGGTGGAGATAATGCTAAGAAAAAAATTGCACTTCTTTCTGGTGGTGAGAAATCAAGAGTAATGTTAGCAAAAATAATTGCAAAAGATGTAAACCTTTTATTCTTAGATGAGCCTACAAATCACTTAGATATTGATTCAATAGATTCTTTAACCAAAGCTATAAAAGCCTTTAAAGGTT is drawn from Campylobacteraceae bacterium and contains these coding sequences:
- a CDS encoding ABC-F family ATP-binding cassette domain-containing protein produces the protein MIELINISKSYPTSELYSDLNLRLNAGDKVGLVGRNGSGKSTLFKLILGEEHQDHGEIKYPKNYKIGTLRQYFDFTEKTLIEETALALSEDDKYDIYKAEKILFGLGFSMEDLDKKPNSFSGGFQIRINLAKLLLTEPSMLLLDEPTNYLDILSIRWLKDFLKSFVGEVILITHDRDFMDSVCTHTLGIIRKNALIIKGGTRKFFDQISANAENHEKQKIAQDKKIKELEEFIAKNKARAATSTLAQSKVKILEKMERLEDINYEANLSFNFNYKETTAKFLLEVKDLSFGYTQDNILFKNITFALSKGETIGIIGKNGKGKSTLLNAIAGELEALSGSTTYHPSCNFGHFGQTNISHLNAKNTIMEEIYSVNHKLPESLIRSICGIMMFGGDNAKKKIALLSGGEKSRVMLAKIIAKDVNLLFLDEPTNHLDIDSIDSLTKAIKAFKGSCIIVTHSEQLLRAVCDKLIVFTNEGAEYFNGDYDEFLTKVGWEEEEGIQKKKVVKPKRNKKEIKKLRALLVTEKSKLAFPIKQEISQIEALSTADKAKKQSRLKDLEKDLERLTIEFEKKLNDV
- a CDS encoding MBL fold metallo-hydrolase, whose product is MKNKIKKLFLICVSFILVGCSMNYSDVSKEDIKNKNIKITWISGPSMLIDFNGFKILTDPMLGTGKDAFVMGNPNEMFDLKKGPNLKTFTSTVNEINLNTQEIDLVLISHAHEDHFDQKAQKKLPLDTEMLIPLFDKKTILKMGFTNTIVLKADETKIYNFDDSSIRITAVAAHHSKNKDIHSILGEGNGYFIEFKQGAWKKTLYWTGDTFLTDEIKKSIAKLSSIDILVPHVGNVGVHGSLGQLSMKAIDVLEYSLYTKAKNILPIHHSTYDLYLEPITKFEKISEKQDYILNVIKEGETIVYK
- a CDS encoding VTT domain-containing protein → MKLLIKSIFILAGIFFSSFLIFKFSGIFTIEDIKNIFETIKTQDSYILGLLVIFLLIIDLFIAIPTMTVILLAGYFLGFKLAIIYVFFGLLCASMIGYFLSKKYGEKVLNKLSSNEEQKKEMKELFLKHGTIVLILSRAVPMLPEISACLAGTCKMPFKRFLLFWALGTIPYLSIIVYAGSISETNNPMPAIYAALFVTGAFSLAWLYFIKKNKLLI
- a CDS encoding helix-turn-helix transcriptional regulator, with the translated sequence MAAKKPVKEQYKCPFELALNLVNGKWKGLVLWFLFHETRRYGQIKKAYPKITQKMLTQTLKDLEKNKLISRKVYAQIPPKVEYTITKEGKELYPIFEMLYKWGEKMSKTLDVDIEENKIKCEI